A region of Saccopteryx leptura isolate mSacLep1 chromosome X, mSacLep1_pri_phased_curated, whole genome shotgun sequence DNA encodes the following proteins:
- the KANTR gene encoding KDM5C adjacent transcript, producing MNPFSLLILVICAFSLFFLINLTRGLSILLVFSKNQLLALLLLSIVSLFSISLISALIFFDLLPSTFFGFILLFFF from the coding sequence ATGAATCCTTTTTCTTTGCTGATATTGGTTATTTGTGCCTTCTCACTCTTTTTCTTGATCAATCTCACCAGaggtttgtctattttgttagtcttttcaaagaaccaacttttggctTTGTTGCTTCTCTCTATTgtatctttgttttctatttctttaatttctgctcttatcttttttGATCTCCTTCCTTCTACATTTTTTGGATTTattctgttgttctttttctga